In the genome of Halobacterium noricense, one region contains:
- the hisI gene encoding phosphoribosyl-AMP cyclohydrolase has product MDFEVDLDFGDDGLVTVVAQDVETEEVVMLAYADRDAVEQTVETGRAHYYSRSREELWEKGATSGHTQKIEEVRVDCDGDALLYRVHQSGGACHTGYHSCFHRTLDGEVVGEQVFDPDDVY; this is encoded by the coding sequence ATGGACTTCGAAGTCGACCTCGACTTCGGCGACGACGGCCTCGTCACGGTCGTCGCCCAGGACGTCGAGACCGAGGAGGTCGTGATGCTCGCGTACGCCGACCGCGACGCCGTCGAGCAGACCGTCGAGACCGGCCGCGCGCACTACTACTCGCGCTCCCGCGAGGAACTCTGGGAGAAAGGCGCGACCAGCGGCCACACCCAGAAGATCGAGGAAGTCCGCGTCGACTGCGACGGCGACGCGCTCCTCTATCGCGTCCACCAATCCGGTGGTGCCTGCCACACCGGCTACCACTCCTGCTTCCACCGCACGCTCGATGGGGAAGTCGTCGGCGAGCAGGTCTTCGACCCCGACGACGTGTACTGA
- a CDS encoding HIT family protein, whose protein sequence is MAEDCIFCQIVDGEIPARAVYEDADVLAFLDANPLAPGHTLVIPKDHHETLGDVPPESGEMMFAALHYLTPIVEDVVDADGSNVAFNNGEAAGQEVPHVHGHIIPRFDDDGGRPVHAIAGERPDLSDDELDDIADSIAEGAGEE, encoded by the coding sequence ATGGCCGAGGACTGCATCTTCTGTCAGATTGTGGATGGAGAGATTCCCGCGCGCGCCGTCTACGAGGACGCCGACGTGCTCGCGTTCCTCGACGCGAACCCGCTCGCGCCTGGACACACGCTCGTCATCCCCAAGGACCACCACGAGACGCTCGGCGACGTCCCGCCGGAGAGCGGCGAGATGATGTTCGCGGCGCTGCACTACCTCACGCCCATCGTCGAGGACGTCGTGGACGCCGACGGCAGCAACGTCGCGTTCAACAACGGCGAGGCCGCCGGCCAGGAAGTCCCGCACGTGCACGGCCACATCATCCCGCGCTTCGACGACGATGGCGGCCGGCCGGTCCACGCGATCGCCGGCGAGCGCCCCGACCTCTCCGACGACGAACTCGACGACATCGCGGACAGCATCGCCGAGGGCGCCGGCGAAGAGTAG
- a CDS encoding DUF7118 family protein, producing the protein MPDAQAARTTDPSGLVADLEAARDAREDARDAVEDVGKDRLRTLQEAIDGLERLFDQYEADATGTGDFKSYIDFQDDLVAFVEELNEDLPEREAFESLLDLFKKRRLSESDFAEARDRLADARELVGRLDDLADAREAYGDTRTRVAERADEYAAEVEQLERLQRLGDADLDAPVETLRDPIETYDERVRAAFREFRESAPARDVLGFVETTQSYPLVGFDSVPDDLAAFVADREAGTEPLPQLLEFAEYSPSKLDHYVAEPRALKRAVGGNRTYLDRLDAEPLTVGWPPAPAAELRHRLEELVSVVARFAADDVLAALHAVRRRVRDDDYQRLRTAAVAEHELTDSEKQRIESGVADDLAAAREAERELRDALDRL; encoded by the coding sequence ATGCCCGACGCGCAGGCCGCCCGCACCACCGACCCGTCCGGCCTCGTCGCCGACCTCGAAGCCGCGCGGGACGCTCGCGAGGACGCCCGCGACGCGGTCGAAGACGTCGGCAAGGACCGGCTCCGAACCCTCCAAGAGGCCATCGACGGCCTCGAACGGCTGTTCGACCAGTACGAGGCCGACGCCACCGGCACGGGGGACTTCAAGTCGTACATCGACTTCCAGGACGACCTCGTGGCGTTCGTCGAGGAGTTGAACGAGGACCTCCCGGAGCGGGAGGCTTTCGAGTCGCTTCTGGACTTGTTCAAGAAGCGCCGGCTCTCCGAGAGCGACTTCGCGGAGGCGCGCGACCGACTCGCGGACGCGCGAGAGCTCGTCGGCCGGCTCGACGACCTCGCGGACGCGCGAGAGGCGTACGGCGACACGCGGACGCGGGTAGCGGAGCGCGCCGACGAGTACGCCGCGGAGGTCGAGCAACTGGAACGCCTCCAGCGGCTCGGGGACGCGGACCTCGACGCCCCCGTGGAGACGCTACGCGACCCAATCGAGACGTACGACGAGCGCGTGCGTGCGGCGTTCCGGGAGTTCCGCGAGTCCGCGCCCGCCCGTGACGTGCTCGGGTTCGTGGAGACCACGCAGTCGTACCCGCTCGTGGGCTTCGACTCCGTGCCCGACGACCTCGCGGCGTTCGTCGCGGACCGCGAGGCCGGCACGGAACCCCTCCCACAACTGCTGGAGTTCGCCGAATACTCGCCGTCAAAACTCGACCACTACGTCGCCGAGCCGCGGGCACTGAAGCGCGCGGTCGGCGGCAACCGCACGTACCTCGACCGGCTGGACGCCGAGCCGCTCACGGTCGGGTGGCCGCCCGCGCCCGCCGCGGAACTCCGGCACCGGCTGGAGGAGCTCGTCTCAGTCGTCGCGCGGTTCGCCGCCGACGACGTGCTCGCGGCGCTCCACGCAGTCCGTCGGCGGGTCCGAGACGACGACTACCAGCGCCTGCGCACGGCTGCGGTCGCCGAACACGAACTCACCGACTCCGAGAAACAGCGCATCGAGTCCGGGGTCGCCGACGACCTCGCGGCCGCCCGCGAGGCCGAGCGGGAACTCCGGGACGCCCTCGACCGGCTCTAG
- a CDS encoding uracil-DNA glycosylase: MAEFPDPDTRHVLDAGCERCPALVESRNCISWGQGSLDADLVVVGEAPGAGGPDAEQWRGGNYTGLAYTTRHSGRRVRDLAADLGHPDAYFTNAVKCHPPENRDPMPDERETCAGHLETELAEIEPTAVLATGKHATASLLSLADHALDGFVSTVGDCVHEGRPLDWPGFDAALVPALHPSYEDVWLSRLDLSRAEYVAGLRDALAAARRQD, from the coding sequence GTGGCCGAGTTCCCCGACCCGGACACACGGCACGTCCTCGACGCCGGCTGCGAGCGCTGTCCCGCGCTCGTCGAGTCCCGGAACTGCATCTCGTGGGGACAAGGAAGCCTCGACGCCGACCTCGTGGTCGTCGGCGAAGCGCCCGGCGCTGGCGGCCCGGACGCCGAGCAGTGGCGCGGCGGCAACTACACCGGACTGGCGTACACGACCCGCCACTCCGGCCGTCGCGTCCGCGACCTCGCAGCCGACCTCGGCCACCCGGACGCCTACTTCACGAACGCCGTGAAGTGCCACCCGCCGGAGAACCGCGACCCTATGCCCGACGAACGCGAGACGTGCGCCGGCCACCTCGAAACCGAACTCGCCGAAATCGAGCCTACAGCCGTGCTCGCAACCGGGAAACACGCCACGGCGAGCCTGCTCTCGCTCGCCGACCACGCGCTTGACGGCTTCGTCTCGACAGTCGGCGACTGTGTGCACGAGGGCCGTCCGCTCGACTGGCCGGGGTTCGACGCCGCGCTCGTTCCCGCCCTTCACCCGTCCTACGAGGACGTCTGGCTCTCCCGGCTCGACCTCTCCCGGGCCGAGTACGTCGCCGGCCTCCGCGACGCGCTCGCCGCCGCACGCCGTCAGGACTAA
- the ileS gene encoding isoleucine--tRNA ligase — protein sequence MSRFADVPDQYDPEDVEDRVFDYWDDVDAYEQAKQHRADGEDFFFVDGPPYTSGAAHMGTTWNKTLKDAYIRYHRMQGYDVTDRPGYDMHGLPIETKVEEELGFESKKDIEEYGEQKFIDACKEFADRNLEGLQSDFQSFGVWMDWDNPYKTVDPSYMEAAWWAFDRVHERDLVERGKRSISQCPRCETAIANNEVEYDDVEDPSIYVTFDLDDREGSLVVWTTTPWTIPANEYVAVDEEGTYQQVRATNTTTTPEGEELVEEDVLYVAEECVEDVLRAGGYDDYEVAESFLGSHMLGWSYTPPLAEEVPANPVDADGTHEVYHGDWVEADRTGLVHSAPGHGEEDFERGEELGLSVFCPVGEDGVYTDEAGKYEGQFVRDANEGIIEDLSRKGSLLAKETVTHSYGHCWRCDTGIIQIVTDQWFITITDVKDELLENMEDSEWHPQWARDNRFRDFVEDAPDWNVSRQRYWGIPVPIWTPANGWSGDMDDVLVVGTREELAALADQDVDPETVDLHKDTVDDLTITHEGTTYTRVPDVFDVWLDSSVASWGTLNYPEEEEAFEELWPADLIMEAHDQTRGWFWSQLGMGTAAMGEVPYDEVLMHGYANMPDGRGMSKSKGITIEPNEVIEEYGADPMRLFLLSVSPQGQDMRFSWDETENMQRDLNILWNVFRFPRPYMAMDDFDANVPAAFGGDGSGVSVDDVHLETVDQWLLSTLQRVKADATDHWDAFEQHKALEEILDFVTGDLSRYYVQVVRERMWEEGDSESKTAAYATLQRALLEVTAMLAPYAPLVTDELYQHLTDGDAYDTVHMCDWPEVEERYRQPALEDDVAALRDIEEAGSHARQQAGRKLRWPVTRIVVDADDDRVASAVRDHPSLLRDRLNARRIEVVDEGENWDELAFSARADMSVLGPAFGDDAGEVMQALNDAHVESADLDALAEQVSEDLGRDVELTPEMVEFVEEAPEHVAGADFEGVSASAASGGSSDEQSESYGGTVYVDTELDEDVESEGYAREVIRRVQEMRKDLDLAMDAEIRLDVVVFDDRVARLVAEHEDLIEEETRARELGEVEDGYREEWDVEGTKLALEIEEL from the coding sequence ATGAGCCGATTCGCCGACGTACCCGACCAGTACGACCCCGAGGACGTCGAGGACCGGGTGTTCGACTACTGGGACGACGTCGACGCCTACGAACAGGCCAAACAGCACCGCGCCGACGGCGAGGACTTCTTCTTCGTCGACGGCCCGCCGTACACGTCCGGCGCTGCGCACATGGGGACGACGTGGAACAAGACGCTGAAGGACGCCTACATCCGCTACCACCGGATGCAGGGCTACGACGTCACGGACCGCCCGGGCTACGACATGCACGGGCTCCCTATCGAGACGAAAGTCGAGGAGGAGCTGGGCTTCGAGTCGAAGAAGGACATCGAGGAGTACGGCGAGCAGAAGTTCATCGACGCCTGCAAGGAGTTCGCCGACCGGAACCTGGAGGGCCTGCAGTCGGACTTCCAGAGCTTCGGCGTCTGGATGGACTGGGACAACCCCTACAAGACCGTCGACCCGTCGTACATGGAGGCGGCGTGGTGGGCGTTCGACCGCGTGCACGAGCGCGACCTCGTCGAGCGCGGGAAGCGCTCCATCAGCCAGTGTCCGCGCTGCGAGACCGCCATCGCGAACAACGAAGTGGAGTACGACGACGTCGAGGACCCCTCCATCTACGTGACCTTCGACCTCGACGACCGCGAGGGGTCGCTGGTCGTGTGGACGACGACGCCGTGGACGATTCCCGCCAACGAGTACGTCGCCGTCGACGAGGAGGGTACCTACCAGCAGGTGCGCGCAACGAACACGACGACGACGCCCGAGGGCGAGGAACTCGTCGAGGAGGACGTCCTCTACGTCGCCGAGGAGTGCGTCGAAGACGTGCTGCGCGCGGGCGGCTACGACGACTACGAGGTCGCGGAGTCGTTCCTCGGCAGCCACATGCTCGGCTGGTCGTACACGCCGCCACTCGCCGAGGAAGTGCCCGCGAACCCCGTCGACGCCGACGGCACGCACGAAGTCTACCACGGCGACTGGGTGGAGGCCGACCGCACGGGCCTCGTCCACTCCGCGCCCGGCCACGGTGAGGAGGACTTCGAGCGCGGCGAGGAACTCGGCCTGTCGGTGTTCTGCCCGGTCGGCGAGGACGGCGTCTACACTGATGAAGCCGGCAAGTACGAGGGCCAGTTCGTCCGTGATGCCAACGAGGGCATCATCGAGGACCTCTCCCGGAAGGGGTCGCTGCTCGCCAAAGAGACAGTCACACACTCCTACGGGCACTGCTGGCGCTGCGACACGGGCATCATCCAAATCGTCACCGACCAGTGGTTCATCACCATCACGGACGTCAAAGACGAGCTCCTGGAGAACATGGAGGACTCGGAGTGGCACCCGCAGTGGGCGCGGGACAACCGCTTCCGGGACTTCGTGGAGGATGCGCCGGACTGGAACGTCAGCCGGCAGCGCTACTGGGGCATCCCGGTTCCCATCTGGACGCCCGCGAACGGCTGGAGCGGCGACATGGACGACGTGCTCGTCGTCGGCACCCGCGAGGAACTCGCGGCGCTCGCCGACCAGGACGTCGACCCCGAAACCGTCGACCTCCACAAGGACACCGTCGACGACCTCACCATCACGCACGAGGGGACGACGTACACGCGCGTCCCGGACGTTTTCGACGTCTGGCTGGACTCCTCGGTGGCGTCGTGGGGCACCCTGAACTATCCCGAAGAGGAGGAGGCCTTCGAGGAGCTGTGGCCCGCGGACCTCATCATGGAAGCCCACGACCAGACCCGCGGCTGGTTCTGGTCGCAACTCGGCATGGGCACCGCGGCGATGGGCGAGGTGCCCTACGACGAGGTGCTCATGCACGGCTACGCGAACATGCCCGACGGCCGCGGGATGTCCAAGTCGAAGGGCATCACCATCGAGCCCAACGAGGTCATCGAGGAGTACGGCGCGGACCCGATGCGGCTGTTCCTGCTGTCGGTGAGCCCGCAGGGCCAGGACATGCGGTTCTCGTGGGACGAGACCGAGAACATGCAGCGGGACCTCAACATCCTCTGGAACGTGTTCCGGTTCCCGCGGCCGTACATGGCGATGGACGACTTCGACGCGAACGTCCCCGCGGCGTTCGGCGGCGACGGTTCGGGCGTCTCCGTCGACGACGTCCACCTCGAAACGGTCGACCAGTGGCTGCTGTCGACGCTCCAGCGCGTCAAGGCCGACGCCACCGACCACTGGGACGCCTTCGAGCAGCACAAGGCCCTCGAGGAGATTCTGGACTTCGTCACGGGCGACCTCTCCCGGTACTACGTGCAGGTCGTCCGCGAGCGCATGTGGGAGGAGGGTGACTCCGAGTCGAAGACCGCGGCGTACGCCACCCTCCAGCGGGCGCTCTTGGAGGTCACCGCGATGCTGGCGCCGTACGCGCCGCTCGTGACGGACGAGCTCTACCAGCACCTCACTGACGGCGACGCCTACGACACCGTCCACATGTGCGACTGGCCCGAGGTCGAGGAGCGCTACCGCCAGCCCGCGCTCGAAGACGACGTCGCGGCACTGCGCGACATCGAAGAAGCCGGCAGCCACGCGCGCCAGCAGGCCGGCCGGAAGCTCCGCTGGCCGGTGACGCGCATCGTCGTGGACGCAGACGACGACCGCGTCGCGAGCGCGGTCCGCGACCACCCGAGTCTGCTGCGCGACCGCCTGAACGCGCGCCGCATCGAGGTCGTCGACGAGGGCGAGAACTGGGACGAACTGGCGTTCAGCGCGCGCGCCGACATGAGCGTGCTCGGCCCCGCCTTCGGCGACGACGCCGGCGAGGTCATGCAGGCGCTCAACGACGCGCACGTCGAGTCCGCGGACCTCGACGCGCTCGCCGAACAGGTCAGCGAGGACCTCGGTCGCGACGTCGAACTCACGCCGGAGATGGTGGAGTTCGTGGAGGAAGCGCCCGAGCACGTCGCAGGCGCGGACTTCGAAGGCGTCTCCGCGAGCGCTGCGAGCGGAGGCTCGTCGGACGAGCAAAGCGAGTCCTACGGCGGCACCGTCTACGTCGACACCGAACTCGACGAGGACGTCGAGAGCGAGGGGTACGCCCGCGAGGTCATCCGCCGCGTCCAGGAGATGCGCAAGGACCTCGACCTCGCGATGGACGCCGAGATTCGCCTCGACGTCGTGGTGTTCGACGACCGCGTCGCGCGGCTGGTCGCCGAGCACGAGGACCTCATCGAGGAGGAGACGCGCGCCCGCGAACTCGGCGAGGTCGAGGACGGCTACCGCGAGGAGTGGGACGTCGAAGGCACGAAGCTCGCGCTCGAAATCGAGGAGCTGTAG
- a CDS encoding DUF7860 family protein, giving the protein MGRYGNLDYSSLVKRSTLASFALFVIGALGLQLAGGSLPGWEHALLFDAEVLGVLGIVVCPFVFGIALPLTE; this is encoded by the coding sequence ATGGGACGTTACGGTAACCTCGACTACTCGTCGCTCGTGAAACGCTCCACGCTGGCGAGCTTCGCGCTGTTCGTCATCGGCGCGCTCGGCCTCCAACTCGCCGGCGGCTCGCTGCCCGGCTGGGAGCACGCGCTCCTCTTCGACGCGGAAGTGCTGGGCGTGCTCGGCATCGTCGTCTGTCCGTTCGTCTTCGGCATCGCCCTCCCGCTCACGGAGTAG
- the prs gene encoding ribose-phosphate diphosphokinase, with protein sequence MILSGSATQQLAAALAAELGDDLARVEYESFPDGEHVVRVPPVDGRAVVVASTVSSDAHVELLQLQDAAHEAGADEIVTIIPYMGYARQDEAFEPGEPVSARAMARAISTGTDRVVTVCPHEQSVLGFFDVPATGVDASAHLANPLPAALADPVFLAPDEGAVGLAQSVRDGYGVGEIDHFEKHRHSGSEVTVTPSDVDVSGRDVVVVDDIIATGSTMSEAVGELDDPARVYVTCVHPLLAGNARLKLANAGVEAVYGTDTIERAVSTVTAAPAIAETLQSL encoded by the coding sequence ATGATACTGAGCGGGTCCGCGACCCAGCAGCTCGCCGCGGCGCTCGCGGCGGAGCTCGGCGACGACCTCGCGCGCGTCGAGTACGAGTCGTTCCCGGACGGCGAGCACGTCGTCCGCGTCCCACCCGTCGACGGCCGCGCCGTCGTCGTCGCGTCCACGGTCTCCAGTGACGCGCACGTCGAACTCCTCCAGTTGCAGGACGCCGCCCACGAGGCCGGTGCCGACGAAATCGTCACCATCATTCCCTACATGGGCTACGCGCGCCAGGACGAAGCGTTCGAGCCCGGCGAACCCGTCTCGGCCCGTGCGATGGCGCGCGCCATCTCCACGGGCACCGACCGCGTCGTCACCGTCTGCCCGCACGAGCAGAGCGTGCTCGGCTTCTTCGACGTCCCCGCGACCGGCGTGGACGCGTCCGCACACCTCGCGAACCCGCTTCCCGCGGCCCTCGCGGACCCCGTCTTCCTCGCGCCCGACGAGGGTGCCGTCGGCCTCGCCCAGTCCGTCCGGGACGGCTACGGCGTCGGCGAGATCGACCACTTCGAGAAACACCGTCACTCCGGCAGCGAGGTCACCGTCACGCCCAGCGACGTCGACGTCTCGGGCCGGGACGTCGTCGTCGTCGACGACATCATCGCCACCGGCTCCACGATGAGCGAGGCCGTCGGCGAGCTCGACGACCCGGCGCGCGTCTACGTCACGTGCGTCCACCCGCTGCTCGCCGGGAACGCCCGCCTCAAGCTCGCGAACGCCGGCGTCGAAGCCGTCTACGGCACCGACACCATCGAGCGAGCCGTCTCTACTGTGACTGCTGCGCCCGCAATCGCGGAGACGCTGCAGTCGCTGTAA
- a CDS encoding ParA family protein, with translation MQPRTAALVGVAGGAGTTRIAVETAAVLARDGASVGVFDTAFATQGLAQYVDGRIDTDATSLLTDPDADPAAARHDITPDAPGAVAAYPAFAPFARIADAKAPTAAERLESQLAELTDVHDFVLVDTPPVAANQAVAAATSADRVAAVLPPGDRGVDSLQRARGRLADVGTEFDLAVANRVDDAPPDADHAIPEHAETTIPEMPTALASDGAFTAQVAALAESLFETSVAVDVEDESLLDTARQKLS, from the coding sequence ATGCAGCCACGAACTGCCGCGCTCGTCGGCGTCGCCGGCGGCGCTGGCACCACCCGCATCGCTGTCGAGACTGCTGCCGTGCTCGCGCGCGACGGGGCCAGCGTCGGCGTCTTCGACACCGCATTCGCCACGCAGGGGCTCGCGCAGTACGTCGACGGTCGCATCGACACCGACGCCACGTCGCTCCTCACCGACCCGGACGCCGACCCCGCCGCGGCGCGCCACGATATCACACCGGACGCGCCCGGCGCTGTCGCGGCCTACCCGGCGTTCGCGCCGTTCGCGCGCATCGCCGACGCCAAAGCGCCGACCGCCGCGGAACGCCTCGAATCGCAGCTCGCCGAACTCACCGACGTTCACGACTTCGTGCTCGTGGACACGCCGCCGGTCGCCGCGAACCAGGCAGTCGCCGCTGCCACGAGTGCGGACCGCGTCGCGGCCGTCCTGCCGCCCGGCGATCGTGGCGTCGACAGCCTCCAGCGCGCTCGCGGCCGCCTCGCAGACGTCGGCACGGAGTTCGACCTCGCCGTCGCCAACCGCGTTGACGACGCGCCGCCGGACGCCGACCACGCGATTCCCGAGCACGCCGAAACCACCATTCCGGAGATGCCGACCGCGCTCGCCAGCGACGGCGCGTTCACCGCACAGGTCGCAGCACTGGCCGAATCGCTGTTCGAGACGAGCGTGGCCGTCGACGTCGAAGACGAGTCGCTGCTCGACACCGCACGGCAGAAACTCTCCTGA
- a CDS encoding HVO_0234 family beta-propeller protein, whose amino-acid sequence MPTIREKRVYTDQSETVDAYVAADLGVAVARVSQDKVGEFSLVERCTARDVAATARGIAAATDEDVLVGDDDGFEGTGFGPAVAVTAYDGDVLAAGEDGRLARYDSGAWTNVGTVDGEVRALDADLVAAADGVHRLTDDALSAVGLDDVQDVAAAGVPLAATPDGLYRLGAGWMHAVDGDFAVATSDPVTADAGDLGRAHAATADALYEHATDDPADPWHARDLPVEESVADVAYATDSVVVLTADGTLAADAGDGFRHRSLGLRAASALAVVAEGNA is encoded by the coding sequence ATGCCGACCATCCGCGAGAAGCGCGTATACACCGACCAGTCCGAGACCGTCGACGCGTACGTCGCCGCCGACCTCGGCGTCGCCGTCGCCCGCGTCTCGCAGGACAAAGTCGGGGAGTTCAGCCTCGTCGAGCGCTGCACCGCCCGTGACGTCGCGGCGACCGCGCGCGGTATCGCCGCAGCAACAGACGAGGACGTGCTCGTCGGCGACGACGACGGCTTCGAGGGAACCGGCTTCGGGCCCGCGGTCGCGGTCACGGCCTACGACGGCGACGTGCTCGCGGCCGGCGAGGACGGCCGCCTCGCGCGCTACGACAGTGGTGCGTGGACGAACGTCGGTACCGTCGACGGCGAGGTTCGCGCGCTCGACGCCGACCTCGTCGCCGCCGCGGACGGCGTCCACCGCCTCACGGACGACGCGCTCTCTGCGGTCGGGCTGGACGACGTACAGGACGTCGCGGCCGCCGGCGTCCCGCTGGCCGCGACGCCCGACGGCCTCTACCGGCTCGGCGCGGGCTGGATGCACGCCGTCGACGGCGACTTCGCGGTCGCTACCAGCGACCCCGTGACCGCCGACGCGGGCGACCTCGGGCGCGCCCACGCCGCGACCGCGGACGCGCTCTACGAGCACGCGACCGACGACCCTGCCGACCCGTGGCACGCCCGCGACCTCCCGGTCGAGGAGTCGGTCGCCGACGTCGCGTACGCCACCGACAGCGTCGTCGTGCTTACTGCCGACGGCACGCTTGCCGCGGACGCCGGGGACGGGTTCCGCCACCGCAGCCTCGGGCTCCGCGCGGCGTCCGCGCTCGCGGTCGTCGCCGAGGGAAACGCGTAA
- the glmM gene encoding phosphoglucosamine mutase — protein sequence MKVFGSSGTRGVANEELTPGFVQGVAKAAGSVWRTDRVAVARDTRTTGRMLVNAATSGLQSVGIDVDRLGVVPTPGLQAYAEREGIPAVMVTASHNPAEYNGVKLVGADGVELPVDELERIERKFLTEQFDEVAWDAVGADVAVESPRREYVEQLLAAVDSETIADANLTVALDPGHGAGALTSPEFYRRLGCKVVTVNSQPDGHFPGRDPEPVAENLDDLGGLVRATDADVGIAHDGDADRAIFFDERGDYVEGDATLAALAEAELDENDTTVSAVNVSQRLVDVCDRTGADLELTPIGSTQIMTRIRQLESEGETVPVAGEGNGGVIFPGYRMTRDGAYTGARFLELLADGTASEVVAPYSDYHNVRINVGYDNDAEREALLGAAEEQALDADAERTTIDGYRLDYGDAWVLARPSGTEPVVRIYAEATSEERASALADELAAALRAAKAGV from the coding sequence ATGAAAGTGTTCGGGTCCAGCGGCACCCGGGGCGTGGCGAACGAGGAACTCACCCCCGGGTTCGTGCAGGGGGTCGCGAAGGCCGCGGGGTCGGTGTGGCGGACCGACCGCGTGGCGGTCGCGCGGGACACGCGAACGACCGGCCGGATGCTCGTGAACGCCGCGACCAGCGGCCTCCAGAGCGTCGGCATCGACGTCGACCGGCTCGGCGTGGTGCCGACGCCGGGCCTGCAGGCGTACGCCGAACGCGAGGGGATTCCCGCGGTGATGGTGACCGCGAGTCACAACCCCGCGGAGTACAACGGCGTCAAGCTCGTTGGCGCGGACGGCGTCGAACTCCCCGTGGACGAGCTGGAGCGCATCGAGCGGAAGTTCCTCACCGAGCAGTTCGACGAGGTCGCGTGGGACGCGGTCGGCGCGGACGTCGCCGTGGAGTCCCCGCGCCGCGAGTACGTCGAACAGCTGCTGGCCGCCGTCGACAGCGAGACCATCGCGGACGCGAACCTCACGGTCGCGCTCGACCCCGGCCACGGCGCGGGCGCGCTCACCAGCCCCGAGTTCTACCGCCGGCTCGGCTGCAAGGTCGTCACCGTGAACAGCCAGCCCGACGGCCACTTCCCGGGCCGGGACCCCGAGCCCGTCGCGGAGAACCTCGACGACCTCGGCGGTCTCGTACGCGCGACCGACGCCGACGTCGGCATCGCCCACGACGGCGACGCCGACCGCGCCATCTTCTTCGACGAGCGCGGCGACTACGTCGAGGGCGACGCGACGCTGGCGGCGCTCGCGGAAGCCGAACTCGACGAGAACGACACCACCGTCTCCGCGGTGAACGTCAGCCAGCGCCTCGTGGACGTCTGCGACCGAACGGGCGCGGACCTCGAACTCACGCCCATCGGGAGCACCCAGATTATGACTCGCATCCGCCAACTCGAATCCGAGGGCGAGACCGTGCCGGTCGCCGGTGAGGGCAACGGCGGGGTCATCTTCCCGGGCTACCGGATGACCCGCGACGGCGCGTACACCGGCGCGCGCTTCCTCGAACTGCTCGCCGACGGCACGGCCAGCGAGGTCGTCGCGCCGTACAGCGACTACCACAACGTCCGCATCAACGTCGGCTACGACAACGACGCCGAGCGCGAGGCGCTGCTCGGCGCGGCCGAAGAACAGGCGCTGGACGCGGACGCCGAGCGAACCACCATCGACGGCTACCGACTCGACTACGGGGACGCGTGGGTGCTCGCGCGCCCCTCGGGCACGGAACCCGTCGTCCGCATCTACGCGGAAGCCACCAGCGAGGAGCGCGCGAGCGCCCTCGCCGACGAGCTCGCGGCCGCGCTCCGCGCCGCGAAAGCCGGCGTCTAG
- a CDS encoding thioesterase family protein, with the protein MTDAFAVLDDADVRGESTFTLDAEHATVAFGSHDDPPGDPAAVDADPEEATRVLGTPYLLAQFEVVVREALRGYLPEGTGVVDRGASVSHLAPVAVGRDVDVSATLVGVDRPDLSFACRAERDDGASVATGDLTLRVVDRDQFRDSVAGRE; encoded by the coding sequence ATGACGGACGCCTTCGCCGTCCTCGACGACGCCGACGTTCGCGGGGAGTCCACGTTCACGCTCGACGCCGAGCACGCCACCGTCGCGTTCGGCTCCCACGACGACCCGCCCGGCGACCCCGCCGCCGTCGACGCCGACCCCGAGGAGGCCACGCGCGTGCTCGGGACGCCGTACCTCCTCGCGCAGTTCGAGGTCGTCGTCCGCGAGGCGCTCCGCGGCTACCTCCCCGAAGGAACGGGCGTGGTCGACCGTGGCGCGTCGGTCTCGCACCTCGCGCCCGTCGCAGTCGGCCGCGACGTCGACGTGTCCGCGACGCTCGTCGGCGTCGACCGCCCCGACCTCTCGTTCGCGTGTCGCGCCGAGCGCGACGACGGCGCGTCCGTGGCCACCGGCGACCTCACGCTGCGCGTCGTCGACCGCGACCAGTTCCGCGACAGCGTCGCCGGCCGCGAGTAG